From a region of the Paeniglutamicibacter cryotolerans genome:
- a CDS encoding type 1 glutamine amidotransferase domain-containing protein: MKKILMVLTSVSTIGDTEEKTGYNVAEAAHPWKVFKDSGHFVDFASIKGGQPPSDGTDPDDPIQVAFTHDETTRAGLYNTARVDVVDPGQYDAVFLVGGHGTMWDFPDSEGLQNLVSSVYDAGGVVGAVCHGPAGLVNVELANGFRLVEGRRVAAFTNDEEVAAGKEKAIPFFLADRLEKQGATHVAAAVFEENVVVDDRLVTGQNPASAAGVAKEMEKLLAEIIHHEKAEEQHDAEVLRAEKDAEKVAKKAAAADAGH; the protein is encoded by the coding sequence ATGAAGAAAATCCTCATGGTACTAACCAGCGTTTCAACGATCGGTGACACCGAAGAAAAGACAGGCTACAACGTGGCCGAGGCAGCACATCCTTGGAAGGTCTTCAAGGATTCTGGTCATTTCGTCGACTTCGCATCCATTAAAGGCGGTCAGCCTCCAAGTGACGGGACCGACCCGGACGATCCCATTCAGGTTGCATTTACCCATGATGAGACAACGCGCGCCGGACTCTATAACACGGCCCGGGTCGACGTGGTTGATCCCGGTCAGTACGACGCGGTCTTCCTTGTGGGGGGTCACGGAACCATGTGGGATTTCCCCGATAGCGAAGGGCTTCAGAACCTAGTCTCGAGCGTATATGACGCCGGAGGTGTAGTCGGCGCGGTCTGCCATGGACCGGCGGGCCTGGTGAACGTGGAATTGGCAAATGGGTTCCGACTCGTCGAAGGCCGGAGGGTGGCTGCCTTCACCAACGACGAGGAGGTTGCAGCGGGAAAGGAAAAGGCCATCCCGTTCTTCCTGGCGGATCGGCTCGAGAAACAGGGCGCAACACATGTGGCGGCCGCCGTCTTCGAGGAGAACGTCGTTGTCGACGACCGTCTGGTGACGGGTCAAAACCCGGCGTCAGCGGCCGGTGTAGCCAAGGAAATGGAAAAGCTCTTGGCTGAGATCATCCACCACGAAAAGGCTGAAGAACAACACGATGCCGAAGTCCTGCGTGCGGAAAAGGACGCAGAGAAAGTGGCCAAGAAGGCGGCTGCCGCAGACGCGGGGCACTGA
- a CDS encoding 2Fe-2S iron-sulfur cluster-binding protein, whose amino-acid sequence MEAPHEVAGQFPLLDFISALTSAWDDQKRFHFERFVADPAATAPAAGDHEFTVETTEGIEVQVPVGTSILDALAGAGVPVLNSCREGICGTCETTVVSGEIDHRDSLLSEEEREAGETMMICVSRCKGLRMILDL is encoded by the coding sequence GTGGAAGCCCCCCATGAGGTGGCGGGGCAATTCCCGCTGCTGGACTTCATTTCCGCGCTGACCAGTGCGTGGGACGACCAGAAGCGTTTCCACTTCGAGCGTTTCGTCGCCGATCCCGCCGCCACGGCACCGGCTGCCGGGGACCATGAGTTCACCGTCGAGACCACCGAGGGCATCGAGGTCCAGGTGCCGGTGGGCACCAGCATCCTGGACGCGCTGGCCGGTGCCGGGGTGCCGGTGCTGAACTCCTGCCGCGAGGGCATCTGCGGTACCTGTGAGACCACGGTGGTCTCCGGGGAGATCGACCACCGTGATTCGCTGCTCTCGGAGGAGGAGCGCGAGGCGGGGGAGACCATGATGATCTGCGTGTCCCGGTGCAAGGGCCTGCGCATGATCCTGGACCTCTAG
- a CDS encoding LysR family transcriptional regulator, giving the protein MNLEQLRSFVEVARIGHFTRAASHLHLAQPSLSRQISTLEHDLGAELFHRARGNITLTAAGESLLPLAKRMLADAETVRHEMQELAGLGKGRVRLGAPPTLCISMVPEVLGSFHQKHPGIDLHLSESGSRDLLDQLAGGDLDLALVVTSDHDTAKMSSLETTPLLLEDLVVIGAASDLVLAKKQTLTLTELAQIPQIVFDKSYDLRSTTMNAYRALGLTPQVVLEGAEMDAVLRLVERGLGVAVVPAMVLFDRPGLRSIPLSDPHLTRTLGLAHRKDVRLTKAATAMQELIVSTSTVFASHGLGIASLG; this is encoded by the coding sequence ATGAATCTCGAACAGCTGCGGAGTTTCGTAGAAGTAGCCCGGATTGGCCATTTCACGCGCGCCGCCTCACATCTCCACTTGGCACAGCCCTCATTGAGTCGTCAAATATCCACGCTGGAACACGACCTCGGCGCCGAGCTCTTCCACCGCGCCCGGGGCAACATCACACTCACCGCAGCAGGAGAATCACTGCTTCCGCTGGCCAAGAGAATGCTGGCGGACGCTGAAACCGTGAGGCACGAGATGCAGGAACTGGCCGGACTGGGCAAAGGACGAGTTCGGCTTGGCGCGCCGCCAACACTTTGCATCAGCATGGTTCCAGAAGTCCTTGGCAGCTTTCACCAAAAGCATCCGGGAATCGACCTTCATCTGAGCGAGTCGGGGTCTCGAGATCTCTTGGACCAGCTGGCAGGCGGCGACCTGGATCTGGCACTCGTGGTGACATCCGATCACGACACTGCCAAAATGAGCAGCTTGGAGACCACACCGCTGCTGCTCGAGGACCTGGTGGTGATTGGAGCCGCTTCCGATCTGGTCTTGGCTAAAAAACAGACCCTCACGCTCACGGAACTAGCTCAAATACCACAAATAGTTTTCGATAAAAGCTATGACTTGCGTTCCACGACCATGAATGCATACCGAGCACTGGGGCTCACGCCGCAAGTGGTGCTTGAAGGCGCAGAAATGGATGCCGTGCTGCGGCTGGTCGAACGGGGGTTGGGCGTTGCAGTTGTTCCAGCCATGGTGCTTTTTGACAGGCCCGGGCTCCGCTCGATTCCATTGTCCGACCCGCACCTGACCCGTACACTCGGTCTGGCTCACCGCAAGGACGTCCGCCTGACCAAAGCGGCGACCGCCATGCAGGAACTCATTGTCAGCACGTCGACGGTCTTTGCCTCGCACGGGCTGGGCATCGCATCCCTCGGGTAA
- a CDS encoding FAD-binding protein produces MVKEQKISTSVLVIGTGGSGLRAAIELAEQGVDVLAVGKRPRNDAHTSLAAGGINAALGTMDEEDSWQQHAADTIKESYYLANPNTVEIVARGAARGIEDLERYGMGFAREEDGRISQRFFGAHKFRRTAFAGDYTGLEIQRTLVRRSEQLDIPIMDSVYITRLLVRDNQVFGAYGFDINTGTRYLIHADAVILAAGGHNRIWRRTSSRRDENTGDSFRLAVDAGARLRDPELVQFHPSGIIEPESAAGTLISEAARGEGGVLRNALGERFMERYDPIRKELSTRDRVALAAYTEIKEGRGTTNGGVWLDVSHLPRETIMDRLPRVYQTMLEVQMLDITRDPIEIAPTAHYSMGGVWVKPEDHSTDVDGLYAIGEASSGLHGANRLGGNSLIELLVFGRIVGRAAADYSASLCAQPRSVEAIAQARSEIDGLLAADGQENVRALQRAIRDMMTEHAGVVRDEAGLKMGLAKLHDIEERMASIGIHPDIAGYQDLAHAFDLMGSALAARATLEAAIERRETRGCHNRSDYPELDPALQVNLVWSPVTGIVRELIPAVPAEIQKLIQEVSTVGKLVE; encoded by the coding sequence ATGGTCAAAGAACAGAAAATCTCCACCTCGGTCCTCGTGATCGGAACCGGCGGTTCTGGGTTGCGTGCAGCTATCGAACTCGCTGAGCAGGGTGTCGACGTTTTGGCAGTGGGCAAGCGTCCGCGTAACGATGCCCACACCTCCCTGGCCGCCGGCGGCATTAATGCCGCTCTCGGCACTATGGATGAGGAAGACAGCTGGCAACAACACGCGGCGGACACCATCAAGGAAAGCTACTACCTCGCCAACCCGAACACCGTGGAAATCGTGGCCCGTGGCGCCGCCCGTGGCATCGAAGACCTGGAACGCTATGGCATGGGTTTCGCCCGCGAAGAAGACGGACGGATTTCCCAACGCTTCTTCGGCGCCCACAAATTCCGCCGCACAGCGTTCGCCGGTGATTACACAGGCCTGGAAATCCAGCGAACTCTGGTCCGCCGCAGCGAACAGCTTGATATCCCCATCATGGATTCCGTGTACATCACTCGCCTGCTGGTCAGGGACAATCAGGTTTTCGGCGCCTATGGCTTCGACATCAATACCGGCACCCGTTACCTCATTCACGCCGACGCCGTGATCCTTGCGGCGGGCGGCCACAATCGCATCTGGCGCCGGACCTCTTCGCGCCGAGACGAAAATACCGGCGATTCGTTCCGGCTGGCCGTTGATGCCGGAGCCCGCCTGCGCGATCCTGAACTCGTGCAATTCCACCCATCAGGCATCATCGAGCCGGAAAGCGCTGCGGGTACCCTGATTTCGGAGGCTGCCCGCGGGGAAGGCGGAGTGCTGCGCAACGCGTTGGGGGAACGCTTCATGGAACGCTACGACCCGATCCGTAAGGAGCTATCCACCCGTGACAGGGTGGCCTTGGCCGCCTACACCGAAATCAAAGAAGGCCGCGGCACCACCAATGGTGGGGTGTGGCTGGACGTCTCACACCTGCCGCGTGAAACGATCATGGATCGTCTTCCGAGGGTCTACCAGACCATGTTGGAAGTGCAGATGCTGGACATCACCCGCGACCCAATCGAGATCGCTCCAACTGCCCACTATTCGATGGGTGGAGTTTGGGTGAAACCAGAGGATCACAGCACCGATGTGGACGGCCTCTATGCAATCGGCGAGGCATCCAGCGGCCTGCACGGAGCCAACCGCTTGGGTGGAAACTCTTTGATCGAGCTCCTGGTCTTTGGGCGTATCGTTGGCCGGGCAGCCGCTGACTACTCGGCTTCCTTGTGTGCCCAGCCACGCTCGGTCGAGGCCATTGCGCAGGCCCGTTCTGAAATCGATGGGTTGCTGGCTGCCGATGGTCAAGAGAACGTGCGCGCACTGCAACGGGCGATCCGCGACATGATGACCGAACACGCCGGAGTGGTGCGCGATGAGGCAGGGCTGAAAATGGGCCTGGCCAAGCTGCATGATATCGAAGAGCGCATGGCATCCATCGGTATCCACCCGGATATCGCCGGGTACCAGGACCTGGCCCACGCTTTCGATTTGATGGGTTCCGCTTTGGCCGCTCGGGCCACGCTGGAAGCAGCCATTGAACGCCGAGAAACCCGTGGTTGCCACAACCGCAGCGACTATCCGGAGCTGGATCCGGCCCTGCAGGTCAACCTCGTGTGGTCGCCGGTAACAGGAATCGTTCGCGAGCTGATCCCTGCCGTTCCAGCGGAAATCCAGAAACTCATCCAGGAAGTTTCAACCGTGGGAAAGCTCGTCGAATAG
- a CDS encoding alpha/beta hydrolase, producing the protein MTGPSSLPREGREHSRDSSVTRIDVVFFWATRIVSSLGVLACAWAAIATGSMLLHGHPAYAILLGSVFVICAVIGLRSWLHPTAVHRKFKILRGIGVVASTVVFAAVVWLIPYGAVEPALAAMNSDGSVSVTETADQIVMTPLGTQSEVGLFFQPGALVDARAYAAVLRPLAENGHTVIIPKQPFGIAFLATGAFASARAGHPPVDSWVVGGHSLGGVVSAIDAQTFSTASSDAAVGILFFASYPASNMSELTIPALSISGSNDLLATPEKINASRPNLPPSAIFTVIDGASHANFGDYGPQAGDGTPTISPDAARTAISRASLAFVDSIGK; encoded by the coding sequence ATGACAGGCCCATCATCCCTTCCCCGCGAGGGCCGTGAGCACAGCCGCGATTCGTCCGTCACCCGCATCGACGTGGTTTTCTTCTGGGCAACTCGCATCGTGTCTTCACTGGGTGTTCTTGCCTGCGCCTGGGCGGCCATTGCCACGGGAAGCATGCTCCTACATGGGCATCCTGCCTATGCGATTCTGCTCGGTTCCGTTTTCGTCATCTGCGCCGTGATTGGGCTTCGTTCCTGGCTCCACCCCACTGCCGTCCACCGTAAATTCAAAATTCTCAGGGGCATCGGCGTGGTGGCCTCGACCGTCGTATTTGCCGCAGTCGTGTGGCTTATACCCTACGGTGCTGTTGAGCCGGCCTTGGCTGCCATGAACTCGGATGGCTCCGTCAGCGTCACGGAGACTGCGGATCAAATCGTCATGACACCACTGGGCACGCAAAGCGAGGTTGGACTATTCTTCCAGCCCGGCGCCCTCGTCGACGCGCGGGCCTACGCCGCGGTACTGAGGCCACTGGCCGAAAATGGACATACGGTCATCATTCCGAAGCAGCCCTTCGGCATTGCCTTTCTGGCCACCGGCGCATTTGCCTCGGCACGCGCCGGACATCCACCGGTGGATAGCTGGGTGGTCGGCGGCCATTCCCTCGGTGGCGTGGTTTCCGCCATAGATGCTCAAACTTTCTCAACGGCATCAAGTGATGCCGCAGTCGGTATCCTGTTCTTTGCTTCCTATCCCGCATCCAACATGAGTGAGCTGACCATCCCGGCACTCTCGATCTCCGGTTCAAATGATCTCTTGGCAACACCGGAGAAAATCAACGCTTCAAGACCCAATCTGCCACCGAGCGCCATCTTCACGGTGATTGATGGCGCATCGCACGCAAACTTCGGCGATTACGGCCCTCAGGCTGGTGACGGCACACCGACAATCAGTCCCGATGCCGCCCGAACCGCGATCTCGCGAGCAAGCCTTGCCTTTGTGGACTCGATCGGCAAATAG
- a CDS encoding helix-turn-helix domain-containing protein: protein MLLDGTYQELSTIRRSVAHVAFSYGFSDLGRFAQAYCKRFGEPPSKTLSQVARN from the coding sequence ATACTTCTCGATGGCACCTATCAAGAACTCTCGACAATCCGGCGGTCAGTGGCCCACGTTGCCTTCAGTTACGGGTTCTCGGATCTCGGCAGGTTTGCACAGGCCTACTGCAAGCGATTCGGAGAACCGCCGTCGAAAACCCTGTCGCAGGTTGCAAGGAACTGA
- a CDS encoding NADP-dependent oxidoreductase yields MSTSTSTQIHLVSRPTGWPEHSNFSTVAVELADLADGEIRVANEFTSVDPYMRGRMNEAKSYAAPYALNEVMTAGAVGRVIESRAEGFNVGDPVLHQLGWRDIAQAPASNFRVVREIEGLPLSVHLGILGMTGFTAYVGLLEIAGLKSGETVFISGAAGAVGSAAGQIARLKGAKRVIGSAGSAEKVDRLTQKYGYDAAFNYKDGPVRGQLHDAAPSGIDVYFDNVGGEHLEAALDAFNPGGRGALCGAISVYNLTEAALGPRNMSNMVTRGLNLKGFTVGNYAEHYPAFIADMTAWVAQGKIVFDETVVEGLKNSVQALLDLMRGANTGKMVVKL; encoded by the coding sequence ATGTCCACTTCCACAAGCACCCAGATCCACTTGGTCAGCCGCCCCACGGGCTGGCCGGAGCACTCGAATTTCTCCACCGTTGCTGTGGAACTGGCAGATCTTGCCGATGGCGAAATCCGCGTCGCCAACGAGTTCACCTCCGTTGACCCCTACATGCGTGGACGCATGAATGAGGCCAAGTCCTATGCTGCCCCCTATGCCCTGAACGAAGTCATGACCGCGGGCGCAGTGGGACGCGTGATCGAATCTCGCGCCGAGGGCTTCAATGTTGGCGACCCGGTGCTTCATCAGCTCGGCTGGCGCGATATTGCCCAGGCCCCAGCAAGCAACTTCCGCGTGGTCCGTGAAATTGAAGGCCTGCCATTGTCGGTCCACCTGGGCATACTGGGCATGACCGGCTTCACCGCTTACGTGGGATTGCTCGAAATCGCTGGACTCAAGAGCGGAGAAACTGTCTTCATTTCCGGCGCAGCCGGTGCGGTGGGAAGCGCCGCCGGACAGATTGCGCGACTCAAGGGAGCCAAACGCGTCATCGGTTCCGCGGGCAGCGCGGAAAAGGTCGACCGGCTGACCCAAAAGTACGGCTACGACGCCGCGTTCAACTACAAGGATGGGCCAGTCCGCGGGCAACTGCACGACGCGGCGCCGAGTGGCATTGACGTGTACTTCGACAACGTCGGCGGCGAACATCTTGAAGCAGCCCTCGATGCCTTCAACCCCGGCGGCCGTGGCGCATTGTGTGGGGCGATCTCGGTCTACAACTTGACTGAGGCTGCGCTCGGACCGCGCAACATGAGCAACATGGTCACCCGGGGGCTGAACTTGAAGGGGTTCACCGTCGGGAACTACGCCGAACACTACCCGGCATTCATAGCCGACATGACCGCATGGGTCGCCCAGGGGAAGATCGTCTTCGACGAAACCGTTGTCGAAGGCCTGAAGAACTCTGTTCAGGCGCTCCTTGACCTGATGCGCGGAGCAAACACCGGAAAGATGGTCGTCAAACTGTAG
- a CDS encoding TetR/AcrR family transcriptional regulator — protein MARTQEFDTGKALSDARNVFWDKGFDATSIADLETATGLGRSSIYHGFGSKRGLFDAVIQDYMDTVLRPRLELLRNPGVPSSGISTYLDSLSAALQKASDAGSNRGCLLLNTTAGMAGRDEAMRILIEGYQNELRDGVAGALRASDPGQTETLVLGRARTIAGLTMGALLMARLNPTEAVAMLDAASDQVSEWFPATVLIR, from the coding sequence ATGGCCAGAACGCAAGAGTTTGACACCGGCAAGGCGCTCAGCGATGCGCGTAACGTCTTTTGGGACAAGGGATTTGATGCCACCTCGATAGCGGACCTGGAGACGGCCACGGGATTGGGGCGTTCAAGCATTTACCATGGCTTTGGTTCCAAGCGTGGACTTTTTGACGCGGTGATCCAGGATTACATGGACACTGTTCTGCGGCCTCGTCTGGAGCTGTTGCGCAACCCCGGGGTACCTTCAAGCGGGATTTCGACCTACTTGGATTCGTTGTCCGCCGCTTTGCAGAAGGCCTCGGACGCGGGCTCGAATCGAGGGTGCCTGTTGCTGAACACCACCGCGGGCATGGCCGGACGGGATGAGGCAATGAGGATCCTGATTGAGGGGTACCAGAACGAACTACGGGACGGTGTCGCCGGTGCCCTGCGTGCGAGCGACCCTGGGCAAACTGAGACGCTGGTGCTTGGCCGGGCTCGAACCATCGCCGGGTTGACCATGGGTGCGTTGCTGATGGCTCGTCTTAACCCTACTGAGGCGGTGGCCATGCTTGATGCGGCGAGCGATCAAGTGAGCGAATGGTTTCCCGCGACCGTCTTGATTCGCTAG
- a CDS encoding alkyl/aryl-sulfatase codes for MGAKKPASESVIKANAALRETLPFSDADDFRDADRGFLGALDPGIVHSADGSVVWDSGTYGFISGEAPATVNPSLWRQSSLVARQGLYEVVEGIYQVRGMDLSNISFIEGQEGVIVIDPLISTETAAAALGLYRSHRGNRPVVAVIYTHSHVDHFGGVFGVASHADVDSGRIQVIAPEGFVEHAVAENVYAGTAMGRRAGYMYGAALERGPQGTVGAGLGQATSTGEVGLIVPTLDISTMGEVHIIDGVEIEFQMAPGSEAPAEMHFYFPGFRALCMAENATHTQHNLLTLRGALVRDPRIWSGYLTEAIEAFGQRADVAFASHHWPAWGIERIAGFLATQRDLYSYLHGQTLRLLNQGFSGAEIAEMIQLPSALEEAWNARGYYGSVSHNVKAIYQRYMGWFDGNPARLWQHTPTEAAMRYVRAMGGIENVVELAQGAFDSGDFRWAATLLDHAVFAEDSHAGARELQADKLEQLGYGAENGTWRNFFLSGASELRDGNFGTPTIPDAPAILAQLSAEQLLDVLSISVNGPRAWELELVLDVTFTDLDTNYRVTLRNGVLVYAKRPATSDAAASVRLSRGRLLRLLGGDDSSPGIEVAGDSTVLDALMGVLDAGDRAFNIVTP; via the coding sequence ATGGGCGCTAAGAAGCCGGCCAGTGAATCGGTGATCAAGGCGAATGCGGCATTGCGGGAAACGCTGCCATTCTCCGACGCCGACGATTTTCGGGACGCGGATCGCGGTTTCCTAGGTGCCCTTGATCCCGGGATCGTCCACTCCGCCGATGGATCCGTAGTGTGGGATAGCGGCACCTATGGGTTCATTTCCGGCGAGGCACCAGCGACCGTGAATCCCAGCTTGTGGCGGCAGTCTAGCCTGGTTGCCCGGCAGGGGCTCTATGAGGTGGTCGAGGGTATCTACCAGGTGCGGGGTATGGACCTGTCGAACATCTCCTTCATCGAGGGGCAGGAGGGGGTCATCGTGATTGACCCGCTGATCTCCACCGAGACGGCAGCAGCGGCACTAGGCCTCTACCGCAGTCACCGCGGCAACCGGCCTGTAGTGGCCGTCATCTATACCCATAGCCACGTCGACCATTTTGGAGGGGTATTTGGCGTCGCCTCGCATGCGGACGTCGATTCCGGACGCATCCAGGTCATCGCCCCGGAGGGATTCGTCGAGCATGCCGTGGCAGAAAACGTATACGCGGGCACAGCGATGGGCAGGCGCGCCGGCTATATGTACGGAGCCGCGCTCGAACGTGGTCCGCAGGGAACTGTTGGTGCAGGCCTGGGACAGGCGACGTCGACCGGCGAGGTGGGGCTGATCGTCCCCACGCTGGACATCAGCACCATGGGCGAGGTGCACATCATCGACGGAGTTGAGATCGAGTTCCAGATGGCGCCCGGCTCGGAGGCCCCGGCCGAGATGCACTTCTACTTTCCCGGGTTCAGGGCGCTATGCATGGCGGAAAACGCGACACACACTCAGCACAACTTGCTCACCCTGCGAGGTGCATTGGTGCGGGATCCCCGGATCTGGTCGGGTTACCTGACCGAGGCGATCGAGGCCTTTGGGCAGCGGGCCGACGTGGCCTTCGCCTCCCACCATTGGCCGGCCTGGGGTATCGAGCGCATCGCCGGGTTCTTGGCCACCCAGCGCGATCTCTACAGCTACCTGCATGGCCAGACCCTGCGGCTGCTGAACCAGGGGTTCAGCGGCGCGGAGATCGCCGAGATGATCCAGTTGCCCTCGGCCCTGGAGGAAGCGTGGAATGCCCGCGGCTACTACGGTTCGGTCAGCCACAACGTCAAGGCCATCTACCAGCGCTACATGGGTTGGTTCGACGGCAACCCGGCCCGGCTGTGGCAGCACACTCCGACCGAGGCGGCGATGCGCTACGTGCGGGCCATGGGTGGCATCGAGAACGTCGTCGAACTGGCCCAGGGCGCGTTCGATTCAGGTGACTTCCGCTGGGCGGCCACGCTGCTGGATCATGCCGTGTTCGCCGAGGACAGCCACGCGGGGGCCCGTGAACTGCAGGCCGACAAGCTCGAGCAGCTCGGTTACGGTGCCGAGAACGGCACCTGGCGCAACTTCTTCCTCAGCGGTGCTAGCGAATTGCGCGACGGCAACTTCGGCACACCGACGATACCCGATGCCCCGGCCATCCTCGCGCAACTGAGCGCCGAGCAGTTGCTCGATGTATTGTCCATCTCCGTGAACGGGCCGCGGGCCTGGGAGCTGGAGCTGGTCCTGGACGTGACATTCACCGACCTGGATACCAACTACCGGGTGACACTGCGCAACGGGGTACTGGTCTATGCCAAGCGGCCTGCCACGAGCGACGCGGCAGCCAGTGTCCGGCTGAGTCGGGGCCGGCTGCTGCGGCTGCTGGGGGGAGATGATTCGAGCCCGGGGATCGAGGTGGCAGGTGACTCCACGGTGCTCGACGCCCTGATGGGTGTGCTGGACGCGGGTGACAGGGCTTTCAACATCGTTACCCCGTAG
- a CDS encoding LysR family transcriptional regulator, with amino-acid sequence MSRFTLRQLELFCVLPDHPTLSSAAKALHVSESALSHAISGLEAAVGEQLCIRRKARGMHLTTAGRHFAERARGILRDLEVLANELAEVSGELRGPVALGCYTGLASNVLPAVLEGIGRLHPGVDISITVGDHADLLPALENGTLDTAIVYDIGMPPELERTTIYETEVMAVLAESDPLAAQPDVDLADLVPEPLILLDTAPSTGYTQLMFDQRGLVPRLGAKVPQIDLARAMVGRGLGYSLIMSRPNQIPVSSEGLPLASRRLRPRSGQTNVVAIWPADTRPTARARAVIDYAIQTLEAVDPG; translated from the coding sequence ATGAGCAGGTTCACCCTCCGCCAGCTGGAACTCTTCTGCGTACTGCCCGATCATCCGACGCTCAGCTCGGCGGCCAAGGCACTGCACGTATCGGAATCTGCACTTTCCCATGCCATCTCCGGACTGGAGGCGGCCGTGGGCGAACAACTGTGCATTAGGCGCAAGGCCCGAGGCATGCACCTCACCACAGCCGGCCGGCACTTCGCCGAGCGGGCCCGCGGGATCCTCAGGGACCTTGAAGTCCTAGCCAACGAACTGGCCGAGGTCAGCGGGGAACTGCGCGGCCCGGTGGCACTGGGTTGCTACACGGGCCTAGCCAGCAACGTGCTTCCCGCTGTCTTGGAGGGCATCGGGCGGCTGCATCCCGGGGTGGACATCAGCATCACCGTCGGCGACCACGCCGATCTACTCCCCGCTCTCGAGAACGGGACCCTGGACACCGCCATCGTGTACGACATCGGGATGCCCCCGGAGCTGGAACGAACCACCATCTATGAAACGGAGGTGATGGCTGTGCTCGCCGAATCCGATCCGCTGGCCGCCCAGCCGGATGTCGATTTGGCGGATCTCGTTCCAGAGCCCCTGATCCTGCTCGATACGGCACCGAGCACCGGCTACACCCAGCTGATGTTCGATCAGCGCGGACTGGTCCCGCGCCTCGGCGCCAAGGTCCCACAGATCGATCTGGCCCGGGCCATGGTCGGCCGCGGCCTGGGCTATAGCCTGATCATGTCCCGGCCCAACCAGATCCCCGTTTCCAGTGAGGGACTGCCGCTGGCCAGCCGACGCCTGCGCCCGCGCAGCGGCCAGACCAACGTGGTGGCAATCTGGCCCGCGGACACCCGGCCCACGGCACGGGCCCGCGCCGTCATCGACTACGCTATTCAGACGCTGGAGGCGGTGGATCCGGGCTAA
- a CDS encoding cytochrome P450 — MSMYAPGCPFPHTTEESEAAVPSVPAAPGVLPVGAQAPAIDWVDPAELIADPYAVYARLRTEAPIAWVPNLKRYLVTSYSGCHQVEQDQETFSANVSGATMTRALGAQPMLRKDDPEHAPDRLPVNPVLRPKSIKESWAPAFAANAEMFLDVLEDKGPDAADLNSDYAAPLASKNLRDLLGLRDVPVEAIRRWSHDFIAGTGNVLDDPAIWARCDSSQGEADAVLAELIPFYREHPDSSMISAWANSGLPASNVAANVKLTISGGMNEPQHMVTNMVWALSNHPEQRAQVLADPSWWPAVFDEAVRWRSPIGMYPRETTVDTVLDGVRIPAGSGIGVMVAAANHDAAQFGDTAADFDINRPKRPHLAFGSGVHLCAGHWAAKSAIGQIAVPKAYDRLPGLRVDTRRVESWDGWIFRGITSLPVTWG; from the coding sequence ATGAGCATGTACGCCCCCGGGTGCCCCTTCCCCCATACAACCGAGGAATCGGAGGCGGCTGTCCCGTCCGTGCCCGCCGCACCGGGAGTTCTCCCTGTCGGTGCTCAAGCCCCGGCCATCGACTGGGTGGATCCCGCTGAGCTCATCGCCGATCCCTACGCTGTATACGCCCGGCTGCGCACCGAGGCTCCCATCGCCTGGGTCCCAAACTTGAAGCGATACCTGGTCACCAGCTACTCCGGCTGCCACCAGGTCGAACAGGACCAGGAGACCTTCAGCGCCAACGTCTCCGGCGCCACGATGACCCGTGCCCTCGGCGCCCAGCCGATGCTGCGTAAGGACGATCCCGAGCACGCGCCGGACCGGCTCCCGGTGAATCCGGTGCTGCGGCCCAAGTCCATCAAGGAGTCATGGGCTCCGGCTTTCGCTGCGAACGCCGAGATGTTCCTGGACGTGTTGGAGGACAAGGGCCCGGATGCCGCCGACCTGAACAGCGACTACGCCGCCCCGCTGGCCTCAAAGAATCTTCGTGACCTGCTCGGACTGCGGGACGTGCCGGTGGAGGCGATCCGCCGATGGTCCCACGATTTCATCGCCGGCACCGGCAACGTACTCGATGACCCAGCGATCTGGGCCCGCTGCGACTCATCGCAGGGCGAGGCCGATGCGGTGTTGGCCGAGCTGATCCCGTTCTACCGCGAGCATCCGGACTCTTCCATGATTTCCGCCTGGGCGAACAGTGGCCTGCCGGCCTCCAATGTCGCGGCGAACGTCAAGCTCACCATCTCTGGCGGCATGAACGAGCCGCAGCACATGGTCACCAACATGGTCTGGGCGTTATCCAACCACCCGGAACAGCGTGCTCAGGTCCTGGCAGATCCCTCGTGGTGGCCAGCTGTCTTTGATGAGGCGGTGCGTTGGCGCTCGCCGATCGGCATGTACCCCCGCGAAACGACGGTCGACACGGTGTTGGACGGAGTCCGGATCCCGGCGGGTTCCGGTATCGGCGTCATGGTGGCAGCCGCCAACCACGACGCGGCGCAGTTCGGCGACACCGCCGCCGACTTCGACATTAACCGACCCAAGCGCCCTCACCTGGCTTTCGGCAGCGGCGTGCACCTGTGTGCCGGACACTGGGCGGCGAAGTCGGCCATCGGCCAGATCGCGGTGCCCAAGGCATACGACCGCCTTCCGGGGTTGCGCGTCGATACCCGCCGGGTCGAAAGCTGGGACGGTTGGATCTTCCGCGGCATCACCAGCCTCCCGGTTACCTGGGGCTAA